In a single window of the Paenibacillus sp. MMS20-IR301 genome:
- a CDS encoding winged helix-turn-helix transcriptional regulator, translating to MAKKYNISVEATLEVIGGKWKCVILCHLTHGKLRTSDLKRHMPNITQKMLTQQLRELEQDGIVNRISYNQVPPKVEYELSDYGRTLGSILDSLCAWGERHIIREYGDKFAVLEDNVLNPK from the coding sequence ATGGCTAAAAAATATAATATTTCAGTCGAAGCTACCCTTGAGGTCATCGGCGGCAAATGGAAGTGTGTCATTCTCTGCCATCTGACACATGGCAAGCTGCGTACAAGTGATTTGAAGCGCCATATGCCGAATATTACACAGAAAATGCTGACCCAGCAGCTGCGGGAGCTGGAGCAGGACGGCATCGTTAACCGGATCAGCTACAATCAGGTACCGCCCAAGGTAGAGTATGAGCTTAGCGATTACGGACGGACACTCGGATCGATTCTGGACTCCCTGTGCGCCTGGGGCGAGCGGCATATCATTAGGGAGTACGGCGATAAATTTGCCGTGCTTGAAGATAATGTGCTGAACCCTAAGTAG